The Zobellia alginiliquefaciens genome contains a region encoding:
- a CDS encoding TraR/DksA family transcriptional regulator: MAEDLKVRYSDKDLAEFRELIEDKIEKAKSHLELLKSSYMNDGNNGTDDTSPTFKAFEEGSETMSKEANTQLAIRQEKFIRDLKNAILRIENKTYGICRVTGKLIAKERLKLVPHATLSIEAKNMQK, translated from the coding sequence ATGGCAGAAGATTTAAAAGTTAGATATTCGGATAAGGATCTTGCCGAATTTAGAGAGTTGATCGAAGATAAAATCGAGAAAGCAAAAAGTCATTTAGAGTTGTTGAAGAGTTCGTATATGAACGACGGTAATAATGGTACCGATGATACTTCACCTACTTTCAAAGCTTTTGAAGAAGGTTCGGAGACTATGAGCAAAGAAGCGAATACACAGTTGGCTATTCGTCAAGAGAAATTCATTAGGGATTTAAAAAACGCTATTCTGCGTATTGAGAACAAGACCTATGGTATTTGCCGTGTAACAGGTAAGTTGATCGCTAAAGAGCGTCTTAAACTTGTTCCTCATGCTACTTTAAGTATTGAGGCTAAGAATATGCAAAAGTAA
- a CDS encoding lipoprotein signal peptidase: MNLKKSLLIIIAILLIDQLSKVYIKTHFVLGDSVEVFSWFKILFIENSGAAWGAKLSDFLPISEPTGKLVLTIFRLFAVAGIGYWLYDTIRKESSQTLILAVCLIFAGALGNIIDSVFYGVIFSDSYQQLATAFSDEPYGSLFYGKVVDMLYFPMVDTIWPDWMPYFGGSTFRFFEPVFNIADMAISTGVGILLVFNKKAFGKADDEIPAEEVA; encoded by the coding sequence ATGAATTTAAAGAAATCATTGCTCATTATAATAGCAATATTGTTGATTGATCAACTGAGCAAAGTTTATATAAAGACCCATTTTGTATTGGGTGATTCCGTTGAAGTTTTTAGTTGGTTTAAGATTCTGTTCATTGAGAATTCTGGAGCGGCTTGGGGTGCTAAATTGAGTGATTTCTTACCTATTTCCGAGCCTACGGGTAAATTGGTTTTGACCATTTTCCGTCTGTTTGCAGTAGCGGGAATAGGGTATTGGTTGTATGATACTATACGTAAGGAGTCTTCGCAGACCCTAATTTTAGCGGTTTGCTTAATCTTTGCGGGAGCTCTAGGTAATATTATAGATTCCGTCTTCTATGGGGTGATATTCAGTGATAGTTACCAACAATTGGCAACCGCCTTTTCAGATGAGCCTTATGGTAGCCTGTTTTACGGAAAAGTGGTAGATATGCTTTATTTTCCTATGGTAGATACTATATGGCCAGACTGGATGCCTTATTTTGGAGGCTCTACCTTTCGTTTTTTTGAACCTGTTTTCAATATTGCGGATATGGCTATTAGTACCGGTGTAGGTATTCTTCTGGTTTTCAATAAAAAAGCTTTCGGTAAGGCTGATGACGAAATACCTGCAGAGGAAGTAGCTTAA
- a CDS encoding 5-formyltetrahydrofolate cyclo-ligase, which translates to MLKKDLRFLYKKRRDSIDNESLTDSSLSIANEILKLPIWSYNYYHIFLPISENKEIDTTFILSILQGKDKNVVLPKVVNKTTLEHYLLTDSTRLINNAWNIPEPVDGIEIPTTKIEVVFIPLLAFDTKGNRVGYGKGFYDTFLAECRKDVIKVGLSLFEPEEEFITDVNRYDITLNYCVTPSKTYSF; encoded by the coding sequence ATGCTCAAAAAAGATTTAAGATTTCTATACAAAAAAAGAAGAGATTCAATAGATAACGAATCACTGACAGATTCTAGCTTGAGTATTGCTAATGAAATACTCAAACTGCCCATATGGTCATATAACTATTACCATATTTTCTTACCGATTTCTGAAAATAAAGAGATTGACACTACCTTTATTCTATCCATACTTCAAGGAAAGGATAAAAATGTAGTTTTACCGAAAGTAGTGAACAAAACCACATTAGAGCATTATTTGCTAACGGATTCTACGCGTCTTATAAATAACGCATGGAACATTCCCGAACCTGTTGACGGAATAGAAATACCCACCACCAAAATAGAGGTTGTTTTCATTCCCCTACTTGCCTTTGACACTAAAGGAAACCGCGTTGGTTACGGAAAGGGATTTTATGACACCTTTTTAGCCGAGTGCCGAAAAGATGTAATTAAAGTTGGGCTGTCCTTGTTTGAGCCAGAAGAGGAATTCATTACGGACGTAAACAGATACGATATTACTTTGAACTACTGCGTTACACCCTCCAAGACCTATTCTTTTTAA
- the uvrC gene encoding excinuclease ABC subunit UvrC produces MPQVPIEVQLSTLPQSPGVYQFYDIDDKILYVGKAINLKKRVSSYFTKNHEYGKTRVLVKKIKSIKHIVVPTESDALLLENNLIKKYRPRYNVLLKDDKSYPWICIKNERFPRIFPTRKLIKDGSEYYGPYTSMKTVRTLLDLIKGVYSLRTCNYDLSQEKIEAGKYKVCLEYHLGNCKGPCEGYQSAEDYHSQVEDIRKIIKGDFKSSLNYFRSQMKILASEMKFEEAQQVKEKIEVLENYQVKSTIVNPKINNVDVFSIISDESHAYINFLQLSHGSIVRSHTMEIKKKLDETDADLLALAIIEIRQRFNSLSRELYLPFEVPVESHLKVTVPKLGDKKKILELSERNAKFYRQERFKQIKIIDPDRHTNRLMAQMKKDLRLSEEPRHIECFDNSNIQGSNPVAACVVFKNGKPSKKEYRHYNIKTVEGPDDFASMEEVVFRRYKRLLAEDEPLPQLIVIDGGKGQLSSALKSLDILGLRGKIAIIGIAKRLEEIYFPEDNIPLYLDKKSESLKIIQQLRNEAHRFGITFHRNKRSKSAINSKLESIEGIGEKTAEELLKRFKSVKRIKEASIENLTETVGVSRAKKIYEAFH; encoded by the coding sequence ATGCCCCAAGTTCCTATAGAAGTACAATTAAGTACATTGCCCCAGAGCCCTGGGGTGTATCAATTTTACGATATAGATGATAAAATACTTTACGTAGGAAAAGCCATAAATTTAAAGAAGCGGGTATCTTCATATTTTACAAAAAACCATGAATACGGAAAGACGCGTGTTCTTGTGAAAAAAATAAAAAGTATAAAGCATATTGTGGTTCCGACGGAATCTGATGCGCTACTTCTGGAAAACAACCTTATAAAAAAATACCGGCCTAGATATAATGTCTTGCTGAAAGATGATAAATCATACCCTTGGATCTGTATTAAGAACGAGCGTTTTCCAAGAATTTTCCCTACTCGCAAACTAATAAAAGATGGTAGTGAGTATTATGGACCGTATACAAGTATGAAAACGGTCCGGACACTGCTGGATTTAATTAAGGGCGTGTATTCTTTGCGTACGTGTAATTACGATCTGTCACAGGAAAAAATAGAGGCAGGTAAATATAAAGTCTGTCTAGAATACCATTTAGGTAATTGTAAAGGCCCTTGTGAAGGTTATCAGAGTGCAGAAGACTACCATAGTCAAGTTGAAGATATTAGAAAGATAATTAAGGGCGATTTTAAATCGTCGCTGAATTATTTTCGTTCACAAATGAAAATCTTGGCTTCTGAAATGAAGTTTGAGGAAGCACAACAGGTTAAGGAGAAGATAGAAGTGCTTGAAAATTATCAAGTCAAGTCCACAATTGTTAACCCTAAAATTAATAATGTAGATGTTTTTTCTATTATTTCAGATGAAAGTCATGCGTATATAAATTTCTTACAGTTATCCCATGGCTCCATTGTACGTTCCCATACCATGGAAATAAAAAAGAAACTAGATGAAACGGATGCGGATCTTCTGGCATTGGCCATTATAGAAATAAGGCAGAGGTTTAATTCTCTTTCCAGGGAACTCTACCTTCCTTTTGAGGTTCCGGTAGAATCGCATTTAAAGGTTACCGTACCTAAATTGGGTGATAAAAAGAAAATTCTGGAATTGTCCGAACGGAATGCTAAATTTTATAGGCAAGAACGTTTTAAGCAAATTAAGATCATTGATCCGGATAGGCATACCAACCGGCTCATGGCGCAGATGAAAAAAGATTTACGTCTTTCTGAGGAGCCTAGACACATAGAATGTTTTGATAACAGTAACATTCAAGGTAGTAATCCGGTGGCGGCATGTGTAGTTTTTAAAAATGGCAAACCTTCTAAAAAAGAATACCGTCATTACAATATTAAAACGGTAGAAGGTCCGGATGATTTTGCATCTATGGAGGAGGTTGTTTTTAGGCGTTATAAGCGTTTGCTGGCGGAAGATGAGCCATTGCCGCAGTTAATTGTTATTGACGGGGGAAAAGGGCAATTGTCATCCGCTTTAAAAAGTTTGGATATCCTTGGATTACGTGGAAAAATAGCTATTATAGGAATAGCAAAACGTTTGGAGGAAATCTATTTTCCAGAAGATAATATTCCCCTGTATCTCGATAAAAAGTCTGAGAGTTTAAAGATTATTCAGCAATTACGAAACGAAGCACACCGCTTTGGTATTACTTTTCATAGGAATAAGAGAAGTAAGTCCGCTATAAATTCTAAGTTAGAGAGCATTGAAGGCATTGGCGAAAAGACGGCAGAAGAACTTTTAAAGCGGTTCAAATCCGTAAAGCGAATAAAAGAAGCATCCATAGAAAACCTCACCGAAACCGTTGGTGTGTCTAGGGCGAAAAAAATTTATGAAGCATTTCATTAA
- a CDS encoding patatin-like phospholipase family protein, translating into MQRVILGIGLFLFTCFAMAQDPEKKDLKVGLVLSGGGAKGMAHIGAIKVLEEAGIQVDYIGGTSMGAIVGSLYAAGYRGDQLDSIFRATDFTNLIQDNLPRNAKTFYEKENSEKYAVTLPFDNFKVSVPPAYSGGQNVYNELVKFLYPVRNVNDFNELPIPFVCVATDVETGEEVILREGYLPEAVMASGTLPSLFEPARINGKVLIDGGVVNNYPIDEVRKMGADIIIGVDVQHGLRNRESLLTATEILLQINNYRTVLDMAEKSKKTDIYIKPYMEDYSIIDFNLGDVIIKSGEEAARKKIDTLRAIASRQSGKRKAKQRIISSDTLSISHLVILESENYSRGYVKGKLRFDTDKPTTFSRVQQGISNLAATGNFHTIHYKIQDDEDNDEQEMILDLKENKSKSFIRIGAHYDNLYKTAAILNYTRKSLITRDDVSSFDFIIGDNVRYKLQYYVDKGFYWSFGFNSSFNEFEKDVDFDLVRSNFGVQAGANLNSINMDITDFTNQVYVQTVLREEFAFRMGVEHKYLKYSTKTLAQVANTGQVSGNTNTRTFLEKSSFYSAFGQLTFDTYDDKYFPSKGLYFDGDFHFYVFSSDFNNNFKEFSIAKAKAGLAIPFLKNFSLNVETQGGFKLGTSNVSSFDFILGGYGTHLLSNFTPFFGYDFLALPGNAFVKAYGRLDYEFAPKNHLMFTANYANVADDIFRTGDWFELPTYSGYGVGYGWESFVGPMQMHYSWSPEGKTNNFFFSLGYWF; encoded by the coding sequence ATGCAGAGAGTCATATTAGGTATTGGTTTATTTTTATTTACCTGTTTTGCCATGGCACAAGACCCGGAAAAGAAAGACCTGAAAGTGGGTTTGGTGTTAAGTGGTGGCGGTGCAAAAGGAATGGCGCATATTGGTGCCATAAAAGTTTTGGAAGAGGCCGGTATTCAAGTAGATTATATAGGAGGTACCAGTATGGGGGCCATTGTGGGCTCTTTATATGCGGCGGGTTATAGGGGAGACCAGTTAGATTCTATTTTTAGAGCAACGGATTTCACCAACCTTATACAGGATAATCTGCCTAGAAACGCTAAAACCTTCTATGAGAAAGAGAACTCGGAAAAGTATGCCGTTACCCTTCCTTTTGACAATTTTAAAGTATCCGTTCCGCCTGCGTATTCTGGTGGCCAAAATGTTTATAATGAGCTTGTGAAGTTCTTGTATCCCGTGCGGAATGTAAATGATTTTAATGAATTGCCAATTCCGTTTGTTTGTGTGGCCACAGATGTGGAGACAGGTGAAGAAGTTATTTTAAGGGAAGGTTATTTGCCAGAAGCTGTTATGGCCAGTGGTACGTTGCCCTCACTTTTTGAACCGGCCCGAATTAATGGTAAGGTATTGATAGATGGCGGAGTAGTGAATAACTACCCTATTGATGAGGTCAGAAAAATGGGTGCGGATATAATAATTGGGGTAGATGTACAGCACGGCCTTAGAAACAGGGAGTCGTTATTGACCGCTACCGAGATTTTATTGCAAATCAACAATTATAGGACCGTTCTGGATATGGCCGAAAAATCTAAAAAGACGGATATCTATATAAAACCTTATATGGAAGATTACTCTATTATAGATTTTAATCTTGGTGATGTAATTATTAAAAGTGGAGAAGAGGCGGCCCGCAAAAAAATAGATACTTTAAGAGCTATTGCTTCTAGGCAAAGCGGAAAAAGGAAAGCTAAGCAAAGAATTATTTCTTCCGATACGTTAAGTATTAGTCATTTGGTGATATTGGAAAGTGAGAATTATTCTAGGGGTTATGTAAAAGGAAAATTAAGATTTGATACGGATAAGCCAACCACCTTTTCGCGGGTACAGCAAGGCATCAGTAATTTAGCGGCCACGGGAAATTTCCATACCATTCATTACAAAATACAGGATGACGAAGACAATGATGAGCAAGAGATGATTTTGGACCTGAAAGAAAATAAGAGTAAATCTTTTATTCGCATTGGGGCACATTATGATAACCTTTATAAAACTGCGGCTATTCTAAACTATACGCGAAAAAGTTTGATCACTAGGGATGATGTTTCTTCTTTTGACTTTATTATTGGGGATAACGTTAGATACAAACTACAGTATTATGTAGATAAAGGGTTTTATTGGAGTTTTGGATTCAACTCAAGCTTTAATGAGTTTGAAAAGGATGTCGATTTTGATCTGGTGAGAAGTAATTTTGGTGTACAGGCCGGGGCAAACTTGAATTCCATTAATATGGATATAACAGATTTTACCAATCAGGTGTATGTTCAAACGGTATTGCGGGAGGAGTTTGCTTTCAGAATGGGCGTAGAGCATAAATATTTAAAATATAGTACCAAAACTTTAGCGCAGGTAGCAAATACAGGGCAGGTTTCCGGAAATACCAATACGAGAACATTTCTTGAAAAAAGTAGTTTTTACAGTGCTTTCGGCCAGCTTACTTTTGATACATATGATGACAAATATTTTCCGTCAAAAGGGTTGTATTTTGATGGTGATTTTCATTTCTACGTTTTCTCATCGGACTTTAATAATAACTTTAAAGAGTTTTCAATTGCAAAGGCAAAAGCAGGACTCGCTATACCTTTTTTAAAGAACTTTTCATTGAATGTTGAGACTCAGGGCGGATTTAAATTGGGTACTTCCAATGTGTCTTCTTTTGATTTTATTCTTGGGGGTTATGGCACGCATCTTTTGAGCAATTTTACACCGTTTTTTGGGTATGATTTTTTAGCACTTCCGGGTAACGCTTTTGTAAAGGCATATGGAAGACTAGATTATGAATTTGCACCAAAAAACCATTTAATGTTCACGGCAAATTATGCCAACGTTGCAGATGATATTTTTAGAACGGGAGATTGGTTTGAGTTGCCAACTTACTCTGGTTATGGTGTTGGCTACGGATGGGAATCTTTCGTAGGACCAATGCAAATGCACTATTCATGGTCTCCGGAAGGCAAGACCAATAATTTCTTTTTTAGTCTAGGGTATTGGTTTTAA
- the hppD gene encoding 4-hydroxyphenylpyruvate dioxygenase: MSTLDTTSLNLPKENPEAEDFLPLLGTDYIELYVGNAKQAAHYYMAAWGFQPLAYAGLETGLKDRVSYVLQQDKIRLVLTSPLKSGGDINKHIDAHGDGVKAIALWVDDASKSYLETTKRSAESYLEPKTISDEDGKVVLSGIHTYGETVHIFVERKDYQGVFMPGYQPWNPYFKPTDVGLKYVDHMVGNVGWNEMNKWCEFYAKVMGFAQLVSFDDKDISTEYTALMSKVMSNGNGRIKFPINEPADGRKKSQIEEYIDFYNGAGVQHMALATDNIVETVTALRDRGVEFLKVPSSYYEDVLDRVGEIDEDLAPLSELGILIDRDEEGYLLQIFTKPILDRPTMFIEIIQRKGAKSFGKGNFKALFEAIEREQESRGTL, translated from the coding sequence ATGTCAACTTTAGACACTACCTCGTTGAATTTGCCCAAGGAAAATCCGGAAGCAGAAGATTTTCTTCCATTATTGGGTACGGATTATATAGAACTTTATGTAGGCAATGCCAAGCAAGCTGCCCATTATTATATGGCAGCTTGGGGTTTTCAGCCATTGGCCTATGCAGGGCTTGAAACCGGACTAAAAGACCGCGTGTCCTACGTATTACAGCAAGATAAGATTAGGCTGGTGCTTACCTCCCCGTTAAAATCTGGAGGAGATATTAATAAACATATAGATGCTCATGGAGATGGTGTCAAAGCTATTGCACTTTGGGTAGATGATGCTTCCAAAAGTTATCTTGAAACAACAAAAAGAAGTGCGGAAAGTTATTTAGAGCCTAAAACCATTTCAGATGAAGATGGGAAAGTAGTTTTGTCCGGAATACATACCTATGGTGAAACGGTACACATTTTCGTGGAACGAAAGGATTATCAGGGTGTTTTTATGCCCGGTTATCAGCCGTGGAATCCATACTTTAAACCAACGGATGTGGGACTTAAATATGTAGACCACATGGTGGGAAATGTGGGTTGGAACGAAATGAACAAATGGTGTGAGTTTTATGCCAAGGTCATGGGGTTTGCTCAGTTGGTATCTTTTGATGATAAGGATATCTCTACGGAATATACGGCGCTCATGAGTAAGGTGATGAGTAACGGTAACGGAAGAATTAAGTTTCCGATTAATGAACCTGCCGATGGTAGAAAAAAATCACAGATAGAAGAATATATAGATTTTTACAATGGGGCAGGTGTGCAACATATGGCATTGGCTACGGATAATATTGTTGAAACGGTTACGGCCTTAAGAGATAGGGGTGTGGAATTTTTAAAGGTACCCTCTAGTTATTATGAAGATGTGCTGGATCGTGTAGGAGAAATAGATGAAGATTTAGCACCTCTAAGTGAATTGGGAATTCTTATTGATAGAGACGAAGAAGGGTATCTATTACAAATATTTACCAAGCCAATCTTGGATAGACCCACAATGTTTATTGAGATTATTCAAAGAAAAGGAGCTAAATCATTCGGTAAAGGAAATTTTAAAGCACTTTTTGAGGCTATAGAAAGAGAACAAGAGTCTAGGGGTACACTGTAA
- a CDS encoding DUF3108 domain-containing protein codes for MKKAFALLFLFTFFSSYSQNSKSAFDAGEWLKFRMHYGFLNASYATLHVKSDIIDDVPVYHVVGRGETTGFASVFFKVDDTYESYFGKEDGKPYRFIRKINEGGYTKDVEINFDHEEDKAVLNDKKHNKKYNFELQDSIQDLLSAFYYLRNNYDPKDLVKGEAVKLKMLFDDDGIFNFKLKYLGTEVLKTKFGKVECYKFRPLVQSGRVFKEKESLSLWVSTDNNRIPIRIQADLAVGSIKADLDGYNGLKHQFKIIMD; via the coding sequence ATGAAAAAAGCCTTTGCATTACTTTTCCTTTTCACATTTTTTTCTTCTTACTCTCAGAATAGTAAGTCGGCCTTTGATGCCGGTGAGTGGCTTAAATTTAGAATGCATTACGGTTTTCTAAACGCTAGTTATGCAACGCTACATGTTAAATCTGATATAATTGATGATGTACCTGTGTATCATGTTGTAGGTAGGGGAGAGACTACCGGGTTTGCAAGTGTGTTTTTTAAAGTAGACGATACATATGAAAGTTACTTTGGTAAAGAAGACGGTAAGCCATATAGATTTATTAGGAAAATAAACGAGGGTGGGTATACCAAGGATGTAGAAATCAATTTTGATCATGAGGAAGATAAAGCCGTTCTGAATGATAAAAAGCATAATAAAAAGTATAATTTTGAACTACAGGATAGTATTCAAGATTTGTTATCCGCATTCTATTACCTTAGAAACAACTATGATCCTAAGGATTTGGTAAAGGGTGAGGCCGTGAAATTGAAAATGTTGTTCGATGACGACGGTATTTTCAACTTTAAGCTAAAATATTTAGGTACAGAAGTGCTTAAAACTAAGTTCGGTAAGGTAGAATGTTATAAATTTAGGCCTTTGGTACAGTCCGGTCGAGTTTTTAAGGAAAAAGAAAGTCTTTCGCTTTGGGTTTCTACTGACAATAATAGAATACCTATTCGCATTCAGGCAGATTTGGCGGTCGGATCGATAAAGGCGGACCTTGACGGATATAACGGACTAAAGCATCAGTTCAAGATAATAATGGATTAA
- a CDS encoding tryptophan 2,3-dioxygenase family protein has protein sequence MRDKERIDSQISKLEEKYKDSGQDLSSYLDGLLYQRYLTYWDYIHLDTLLSLQVPRTYFPDEEIFIMYHQITELYFKLILHEQKQLVDDKSQNIDFFIEKARRINSYFKALISSFSIMIKGMEREQFLQYRMALLPASGFQSAQYRMIEIYATPLENLVHHTERDSFSSQNSIEELYEAIYWKKGATDLATGEKTLTLKQFEYRYTPRLIRIAKQVEQNTIYRKYLQLPADKKDNKELIEALKTLDMNANVNWPLMHMGSAHRYLGKDKEQIDATGGTNWKEYLPPSFQKIVFFPEIYTKQELNNWGKEWVDHIFNPDKKHTD, from the coding sequence ATGAGAGATAAAGAGCGAATAGATTCACAAATTTCAAAACTAGAAGAGAAGTACAAAGATTCCGGTCAGGATTTAAGTTCTTATTTAGATGGGCTTCTTTATCAACGTTACCTCACCTATTGGGATTATATTCATTTAGACACCCTATTAAGTCTTCAGGTGCCCCGCACCTATTTTCCGGATGAGGAAATTTTTATCATGTACCATCAGATTACAGAGTTGTATTTTAAGCTTATTCTTCATGAGCAAAAGCAGTTGGTGGATGATAAATCTCAAAATATAGATTTCTTTATAGAAAAGGCAAGACGTATCAATAGTTATTTTAAGGCTTTGATATCTTCTTTTAGTATTATGATAAAAGGTATGGAGAGAGAACAGTTTCTTCAATACCGTATGGCATTGCTTCCGGCCAGTGGTTTTCAGTCGGCACAGTACCGTATGATAGAGATTTATGCCACACCTTTGGAAAATTTAGTACACCATACAGAAAGAGATTCCTTTTCCTCGCAGAATAGTATAGAAGAGCTTTATGAGGCAATATATTGGAAAAAAGGAGCCACTGACTTAGCTACGGGAGAAAAGACATTGACGCTCAAGCAGTTTGAGTATAGGTATACACCTCGCTTGATCAGAATTGCAAAACAGGTGGAGCAGAATACCATTTATCGGAAATACCTGCAATTACCTGCTGATAAGAAAGATAATAAAGAGCTAATAGAAGCGTTAAAGACATTGGATATGAATGCCAACGTAAATTGGCCTTTAATGCATATGGGGTCTGCTCATCGTTATTTAGGAAAGGATAAGGAACAGATAGATGCTACAGGAGGAACAAATTGGAAGGAGTATTTACCGCCCAGTTTTCAGAAAATCGTGTTCTTCCCGGAAATCTACACAAAACAAGAGTTAAATAATTGGGGTAAAGAATGGGTAGACCATATCTTTAACCCGGATAAGAAACATACAGATTAG